A stretch of Vespa velutina chromosome 8, iVesVel2.1, whole genome shotgun sequence DNA encodes these proteins:
- the LOC124951013 gene encoding maltase 1-like yields MRFWNSTEINSLSAGIYIYGISLATTDSKMFRAICFCSLLLAIGLVHGEIKNKGWWKNAVFYQIYPRSFMDSNDDGVGDLKGITSKLEHFVDAGVQGIWLSPIYASPMVDFGYDISDFKAIHPEFGTMEDFEALVEKSKRLGIKVILDLVPNHTSDKHEWFQKYLAGEKKYKDYYIWRKGQKDDGVTPPNNWISVFSGPAWTYNATLKEWYFHQFEYRQPDLNYSNKEVQAEMEDVIRFWLRKGVDGFRIDAVPHLFESEDLRDEPRSSDPNATDRDYTYLDHIYTKDDSRTYELVKSWRKVLDDYSDANNEDEKVMMTEAYTSLENTTKYYQYGAHIPFNFKLITDVNHNSSASDFKRIIEAWIAKTPKDGSANWVLGNHDRSRTASRYPNREVQMTMLPMILPGVAVTYYGEEIGMVDKSDISWEDTQDPQACNAGKDKYRSRSRDPNRTPFQWSYVPNAGFSNGNRTWLPVHENYKVLNLLDQTNSSQQSVYKMYRSLIRLRKTSLALQEGDLKMKVVKFYTDYCYNCELLVITREVPGEIMSLVMSFSPAIQIRVDLRDIMTLYENIYVEVDSFALKRYKLYSNIIYVNPWEGIVLSSSN; encoded by the exons ATGAGGTTTTGGAATAGCACTGAAATAAACAGTCTTTCTGCTG gaatatatatatacggaatATCATTGGCAACAACAGATTCGAAAATGTTTCGTGCAATTTGCTTTTGTTCCCTTTTACTTGCTATTGGTCTCGTCCATGGCGAGATCAAAAACAAAGGATGGTGGAAGAACGCCGTATTCTATCAAATCTATCCACGGAGTTTTATGGATTCGAATGATGATGGAGTTGGTGATCTAAAAG GTATTACATCGAAATTGGAACATTTCGTTGACGCTGGAGTTCAAGGAATATGGCTTTCACCTATTTATGCGAGTCCAATGGTTGATTTTGGTTACGACATATCAGATTTCAAAGCAATACATCCAGAGTTTGGTACGATGGAGGATTTCGAAGCATTGGTGGAAAAATCGAAACGACTTGGAATAAAA GTAATTCTCGATCTCGTACCAAATCATACATCCGACAAGCACGAGTGGTTCCAAAAGTACCTTGCTggggagaaaaaatataaagattattatatttggagaaaaggacaaaaggaTGATGGAGTTACACCACCGAACAATTGGATAAGCGTGTTCAGTGGTCCTGCGTGGACGTACAATGCAACGTTGAAAGAATGGTATTTCCATCAATTCGAGTACAGACAACCAGACTTAAATTACAGTAATAAAGAAGTGCAAGCCGAGATGGAA gaCGTCATTCGATTTTGGTTACGTAAAGGCGTAGATGGTTTTCGAATAGATGCCGTTCCTCATCTCTTCGAAAGCGAAGATCTCCGTGATGAACCCAGAAGTTCCGATCCAAATGCTACCGATCGTGATTACACTTATTTGGACCATATTTATACCAAAGACGATTCACGCACATATGAACTCGTAAAAAGCTGGAGAAAGGTTCTTGATGATTATTCCGATGCTAATAACGAGGATGAGAAG GTGATGATGACCGAAGCTTATACTTCTCTAGAAAATACTACGAAATATTATCAGTATGGTGCTCACATACCATTCAATTTCAAATTGATCACCGATGTTAATCACAATTCGAGCGCATCCGATTTTAAGAGGATTATTGAGGCATGGATAGCTAAAACTCCAAAGGACGGAAGTGCTAATTGGGTT tTGGGAAATCACGATCGTAGTCGTACCGCGTCACGTTATCCAAATAGAGAAGTTCAAATGACTATGCTGCCAATGATTTTGCCTGGTGTTGCCGTAACTTATTACGGAGAAGAAATTGGAATGGTTGATAAGAGTGATATTTCGTGGGAAGACACACAAGATCCACAAGCTTGTAACGCCGGAAAGGATAAATATCGAAGTCGATCTCGTGATCCAAATCGCACACCTTTTCAATGGAGCTATGTTCCAAATGCTG GATTTAGCAACGGTAATCGAACGTGGCTTCCGgttcatgaaaattataaagtattgAATTTGTTAGATCAAACTAATTCTTCACAACAGTCagtttataaaatgtatcgaTCTTTGATTCGATTGCGGAAAACATCGCTCGCACTTCAAGAAGGTGATTTGAAAATGAAGGTTGTTAAATTCTATACTGATTATTGTTACAACTGCGAATTGTTAGTTATCACTCGAGAAGTACCTGGAGAGATAATGTCTCTCGTAATGAGTTTTTCTCCAGCCATACAAATTCGCGTCGATTTGAGGGATATCATGACTCTTTACGAGAATATATATGTTGAAGTTGATTCCTTCGCTTTGAAGAG atataaattatattccaacattatatatgttaatcCTTGGGAAGGCATTGTCTTGTCGTCTAGtaattag
- the LOC124951015 gene encoding maltase 1-like, whose amino-acid sequence MFQAIWFYSLLLATCVVHGEIKNKGWWKNAVFYQIYPRSFMDSNDDGVGDLKGITSKLEHFVDAGVQGIWLSPIYASPMVDFGYDISDFKAIHPEFGTMEDFEALVEKSKRLGIKIILDLVPNHTSDKHEWFQKYLAGQKKYKDYYIWRKGQKDDGVTPPNNWISVFSGPAWTYNATLKEWYFHQFEYRQPDLNYSNKEVQAEMEDVIRFWLRKGIDGFRIDAVPHLFESEDLRDEPRSSDPNATDRDYTYLDHIYTKDDPRTYELVKSWRKVLDDYSDANNEDEKVMMTEAYTSLENTTKYYQYGAHIPFNFKLITDVNHNSSASDFKRIIEAWIAKTPKDGSANWVLGNHDRSRTASRYPKREFQMTMLPMILPGVAVTYYGEEIGMVDKSDISWEDTQDPQACNAGKDKYRSRSRDPNRTPFQWSYVRNAGFSNGNRTWLPVHENYKVLNLLDQTNSSQQSVYKMYRSLIRLRKTSRALQQGDLNMKILKFYTDYCYNCELLVINREIPGETVSLLMSFSTAIQLPVNLKDVMTLYNNTYIEVDAYFTKRYKFDSNVIYINPWAGYVISSSN is encoded by the exons ATGTTTCAAGCGATTTGGTTTTATTCCCTTTTGCTTGCTACTTGTGTCGTCCATGGCGAGATCAAAAACAAAGGATGGTGGAAGAACGCCGTATTCTATCAAATCTATCCACGGAGTTTTATGGATTCGAATGACGATGGAGTTGGTGATCTAAAAG GTATTACATCGAAATTGGAACATTTCGTTGACGCTGGAGTTCAAGGAATATGGCTTTCACCTATTTATGCGAGTCCAATGGTTGATTTTGGTTACGACATATCAGATTTCAAAGCAATACATCCAGAGTTTGGTACGATGGAGGATTTCGAAGCATTGGTTGAAAAATCGAAACGACTTGGAATAAAA ATAATTCTCGATCTCGTACCAAATCATACATCCGATAAGCACGAGTGGTTCCAAAAGTACCTTGCTGGgcagaaaaaatataaagattattatatttggagaaaaggacaaaaggaTGATGGAGTTACACCACCGAACAATTGGATAAGCGTGTTCAGTGGTCCTGCGTGGACGTACAATGCAACGTTGAAAGAATGGTATTTCCATCAATTCGAGTACAGACAACCAGACTTAAATTACAGTAATAAAGAAGTGCAAGCCGAGATGGAA gaCGTCATTCGATTTTGGTTACGTAAAGGCATAGATGGTTTTCGAATAGATGCCGTTCCTCATCTCTTCGAAAGCGAAGATCTCCGTGATGAACCCAGAAGTTCCGATCCAAATGCTACCGACCGTGATTACACTTATTTGGACCACATTTATACCAAAGACGATCCACGAACATATGAACTCGTAAAAAGCTGGAGAAAGGTTCTTGATGATTATTCCGATGCTAATAATGAGGATGAGAAG GTGATGATGACCGAAGCTTATACTTCTCTAGAAAATACTACGAAATATTATCAGTATGGTGCTCACATACCATTCAATTTCAAATTGATCACCGATGTTAATCACAATTCGAGCGCATCCGATTTTAAGAGGATCATTGAGGCATGGATAGCTAAAACTCCAAAGGACGGAAGTGCTAATTGGGTT ttgGGAAATCACGATCGTAGTCGTACCGCGTCACGTTATCCAAAAAGGGAATTTCAAATGACTATGTTGCCAATGATTTTGCCTGGTGTTGCCGTAACTTATTACGGAGAAGAAATTGGAATGGTTGATAAAAGTGACATATCGTGGGAAGACACACAAGATCCGCAAGCTTGTAACGCTGGGAAGGATAAATATCGAAGTCGATCTCGTGATCCAAATCGCACACCTTTCCAATGGAGCTATGTTAGAAATGCAG GATTTAGCAACGGTAATCGAACGTGGCTTCCGgttcatgaaaattataaagtattgAATTTGTTAGATCAAACTAATTCTTCACAACAGTCagtttataaaatgtatcgaTCTTTGATTCGATTGCGGAAAACATCGCGCGCTCTTCAACAAGGTGATTTGAATATGAAGATTTTGAAATTCTACACGGATTATTGTTACAACTGCGAATTATTAGTTATCAATCGAGAAATACCTGGAGAGACAGTGTCTCTCCTAATGAGTTTTTCTACAGCTATACAACTTCCCGTAAATTTGAAAGATGTTATGactctttataataatacatacattgaAGTTGATGCCTATTTTACGAAGAG atataaatttgattccaacgttatatatattaatccttGGGCTGGATATGTCATATCGTCTAgtaattag
- the LOC124951014 gene encoding maltase 1-like isoform X2, translating to MDSNDDGVGDLKGITSKLEHFVDAGVQGIWLSPIYASPMVDFGYDISDFKAIHPEFGTMEDFEALVEKSKRLGIKVILDLVPNHTSDKHEWFQKYLAGEKKYKDYYIWRKGRKDDGVTPPNNWISLFSGPAWTYNATLKEWYFHQFEYRQPDLNYSNPEVRAEMEDVIRFWLRKGIDGFRIDAVPHLFEREDLRDEPRSSDSSATNRDYTFLDHIYTKDDPRTYELIKSWRKVIDDYSDANNEDEKVVMTEAYTSLENTTKYYHYGSHIPFNFKLITDVNHNSTASDFKNIIEAWMAQTPSTGSANWVLGNHDRSRTASRYPKRELQMMMLPMILPGVAVTYYGEEIGMVDKSDISWEDTQDPQACNAGKDKYRSRSRDPNRTPLQWDNSTNAGFSGTNRTWLPVHENYKVLNLEKQKNSRGQSLYKAYRSLIQLRNSSPALQEGSLKMKVVKLKTDYCYNCEFLAVSREVHGETVTFFMSFSRVINLLVNLKEHMTLYKYTYVEVDAYHSDRYKPLTMYVNLPPWHGMIVSSSNYIRQL from the exons ATGGATTCGAATGACGATGGAGTTGGTGATCTAAAAG GTATTACATCGAAATTGGAACATTTCGTTGACGCTGGAGTTCAAGGAATATGGCTTTCACCTATTTATGCGAGTCCAATGGTTGATTTTGGTTACGACATATCAGATTTCAAAGCAATACATCCAGAGTTTGGTACGATGGAGGATTTCGAAGCATTGGTTGAAAAATCGAAACGACTTGGAATAAAA GTAATTCTCGATCTCGTACCAAATCATACATCCGATAAGCACGAGTGGTTCCAAAAGTACCTTGCTggggagaaaaaatataaagattattatatttggagaaaaggaagaaaggatgaTGGAGTTACACCACCGAATAATTGGATAAGCCTGTTCAGTGGTCCTGCGTGGACTTATAATGCAACGTTGAAGGAATGGTATTTCCATCAATTCGAGTACAGACAACCAGACTTAAATTACAGTAATCCAGAAGTGCGAGCTGAAATGGAA GACGTCATCCGATTTTGGTTACGTAAAGGCATAGATGGTTTTCGAATAGATGCCGTTCCTCATCTCTTCGAAAGAGAAGATCTCCGTGATGAACCCAGAAGTTCTGATTCAAGTGCTACCAATCGTGATTACACTTTTTTAGACCATATTTATACCAAAGACGATCCACGAACCTATGAACTCATAAAAAGTTGGAGAAAGGTTATTGATGATTATTCCGATGCCAATAACGAGGATGAGAAG GTGGTGATGACCGAAGCTTACACTTCTCTAGAAAATACtacgaaatattatcattacggCTCTCACATACCATTCAATTTCAAACTGATCACCGATGTGAATCATAATTCGACTGCGTCAGATTTTAAGAATATCATCGAGGCATGGATGGCACAAACTCCAAGCACTGGAAGTGCCAATTGGGTG TTGGGAAATCACGATCGAAGTCGTACCGCGTCACGTTATCCAAAAAGGGAATTGCAAATGATGATGCTACCAATGATCTTGCCTGGTGTTGCCGTAACTTATTACGGAGAAGAAATTGGAATGGTTGATAAGAGTGATATATCTTGGGAGGATACGCAAGATCCGCAAGCTTGTAATGCCGGAAAGGATAAATATCGAAGTCGATCTCGCGATCCGAATCGCACACCTTTACAATGGGACAATAGTACAAATGCCG GATTCAGCGGAACTAATCGAACGTGGCTTCCTGtacatgaaaattataaagtattaaatttggaaaaacaaaaaaactcCAGAGGACAGTCTCTTTATAAGGCTTATCGATCTTTGATTCAATTGCGCAATTCTTCGCCCGCTTTACAGGAAGGATCATTGAAGATGAAGGTGGTGAAACTCAAAACGGATTATTGCTACAACTGTGAATTCTTAGCTGTCAGCCGAGAAGTTCATGGAGAGACAGTAACTTTCTTTATGAGTTTCTCTCGAGTGATAAACCTTCTCGTAAACTTGAAAGAACATATGacattgtataaatatacatatgtcgaAGTCGATGCATATCATTCGGAtag atATAAACCGCTTACCATGTATGTAAACCTTCCACCTTGGCATGGAATGATCGTATCCTCTAGCAATTATATTCGACAATTATAA
- the LOC124951014 gene encoding maltase 1-like isoform X1, translating to MFRAFSFISLLLFTGLVHGEIKNKGWWKNAVFYQIYPRSFMDSNDDGVGDLKGISSKLEHFVDAGVRGIWLSPIYASPMIDFGYDISDFKAIHPEFGTMEDFETLVAQSKRHGLKVILDLVPNHTSDKHEWFQKYLAGEKKYKDYYIWKKGRKDDSVTPPNNWISVFSGPAWTYNATLKEWYFHQFEYRQPDLNYSNPVVRAEMEDVMRFWLRKGVDGFRIDAVPHLFESDHFRDEPRSSDANATNRDYTYLDHIYTKDDPRTYELIKSWRKVLDDYSDANNEDEKVMMTEAYTSLENTTKYYQYGAHIPFNFKLITDVDHNSTASDFKRIIEAWMAHTPSTGSANWVLGNHDRSRTASRYPKRELQMMMLPMILPGVAVTYYGEEIGMVDKSDISWEDTQDPQACNAGKDKYRSRSRDPNRTPLQWDNSTNAGFSGTNRTWLPVHENYKVLNLEKQKNSRGQSLYKAYRSLIQLRNSSPALQEGSLKMKVVKLKTDYCYNCEFLAVSREVHGETVTFFMSFSRVINLLVNLKEHMTLYKYTYVEVDAYHSDRYKPLTMYVNLPPWHGMIVSSSNYIRQL from the exons ATGTTCCGTGCGTTCAGCTTTATTTCCTTATTGCTCTTTACTGGTCTCGTCCATGGCGAGATCAAGAACAAAGGATGGTGGAAAAACGCAGTATTCTATCAAATCTATCCACGAAGTTTTATGGATTCGAATGATGATGGAGTCGGTGATCTAAAAG GTATTTCATCGAAATTGGAACATTTCGTCGACGCTGGAGTTCGAGGAATATGGCTTTCACCTATTTATGCGAGTCCAATGATAGATTTTGGTTACGACATATCAGACTTCAAAGCCATACATCCAGAGTTTGGTACAATGGAGGATTTTGAGACATTGGTGGCACAATCGAAACGACATGGGTTGAAA GTAATTCTCGATCTCGTACCAAATCATACATCCGATAAGCACGAGTGGTTTCAAAAGTATCTTGCAGgggagaagaaatataaagattattatatttggaaGAAGGGACGAAAGGATGATAGTGTTACACCACCGAACAATTGGATCAGTGTGTTCAGTGGTCCTGCCTGGACGTACAATGCAACATTGAAGGAATGGTATTTCCATCAATTCGAGTACAGACAACCAGACTTAAATTACAGTAATCCAGTAGTGCGAGCTGAAATGGAA GACGTTATGCGATTTTGGCTACGTAAAGGCGTAGATGGTTTTCGAATAGATGCTGTTCCGCATCTCTTCGAGAGCGATCATTTTCGTGATGAACCCAGAAGTTCCGATGCAAATGCTACCAATCGTGATTACACTTATTTAGACCATATTTATACCAAAGACGATCCACGAACCTACGAACTCATAAAAAGCTGGAGGAAGGTTCTTGATGATTATTCCGATGCCAATAACGAGGATGAAAAG GTGATGATGACTGAAGCTTATACTTCTTTAGAAAATACTACGAAATATTATCAGTATGGTGCTCACATACCATTCAATTTCAAATTGATCACCGATGTAGATCATAATTCGACTGCATCAGATTTTAAGAGGATCATCGAGGCATGGATGGCACACACTCCAAGCACTGGAAGTGCCAATTGGGTG TTGGGAAATCACGATCGAAGTCGTACCGCGTCACGTTATCCAAAAAGGGAATTGCAAATGATGATGCTACCAATGATCTTGCCTGGTGTTGCCGTAACTTATTACGGAGAAGAAATTGGAATGGTTGATAAGAGTGATATATCTTGGGAGGATACGCAAGATCCGCAAGCTTGTAATGCCGGAAAGGATAAATATCGAAGTCGATCTCGCGATCCGAATCGCACACCTTTACAATGGGACAATAGTACAAATGCCG GATTCAGCGGAACTAATCGAACGTGGCTTCCTGtacatgaaaattataaagtattaaatttggaaaaacaaaaaaactcCAGAGGACAGTCTCTTTATAAGGCTTATCGATCTTTGATTCAATTGCGCAATTCTTCGCCCGCTTTACAGGAAGGATCATTGAAGATGAAGGTGGTGAAACTCAAAACGGATTATTGCTACAACTGTGAATTCTTAGCTGTCAGCCGAGAAGTTCATGGAGAGACAGTAACTTTCTTTATGAGTTTCTCTCGAGTGATAAACCTTCTCGTAAACTTGAAAGAACATATGacattgtataaatatacatatgtcgaAGTCGATGCATATCATTCGGAtag atATAAACCGCTTACCATGTATGTAAACCTTCCACCTTGGCATGGAATGATCGTATCCTCTAGCAATTATATTCGACAATTATAA
- the LOC124950857 gene encoding maltase 1-like, whose product MFREFSFISLLLFTGLVHGEIKNKGWWKNAVFYQIYPRSFMDSNDDGVGDLKGISSKLEHFVDAGVRGIWLSPIYASPMIDFGYDISDFKAIHPEFGTMEDFETLVAQSKRHGLKVILDLVPNHTSDKHEWFQKFLAGEKKYKDYYIWKKGRKDDSVTPPNNWISVFSGPAWTYNATLKEWYFHQFEYRQPDLNYSNPVVRAEMEDVMRFWLRKGVDGFRIDAVPHLFESDHFHDEPRSADANATNRDYTYLDHIYTKDDPRTYELVKSWRKVLDDYSDANNEDEKVMMTEAYTSLENTTKYYQYGAHIPFNFKLITDVNHNSNASDFKRTIEAWMAQIPSTGSANWVLGNHDRSRTASRYPRRSLQMIMLPMILPGVAVTYYGEEIGMADKKDISWEDTQDPQACNAGKDKYQSRSRDPNRTPFQWDSSKNAGFSGANRTWLPVHSNYKVLNLEKQKNSTGPSLYKAYRSLIQLRNSSRALQEGSLKIKVVKLKTDYCYNCQLLAISREVPGETVTLFMSFSPVLNLLINLKEHMTLYKYTYVEVDAYRTKRYKPLILYVNLPPWDGVVVSSSN is encoded by the exons ATGTTCCGTGAGTTCAGCTTTATTTCCTTATTGCTCTTTACTGGTCTCGTCCATGGCGAGATCAAAAACAAAGGATGGTGGAAAAACGCAGTATTCTATCAAATCTATCCACGAAGTTTTATGGATTCGAATGATGATGGAGTCGGTGATTTAAAAG GTATTTCATCGAAATTGGAACATTTCGTCGACGCTGGAGTTCGAGGAATATGGCTTTCACCTATTTATGCGAGTCCAATGATAGATTTTGGTTACGACATATCAGACTTCAAAGCCATACATCCAGAGTTTGGTACAATGGAGGATTTTGAGACATTGGTGGCACAATCGAAACGACATGGGTTGAAA GTAATTCTCGATCTTGTACCAAATCATACATCCGATAAGCACGAGTGGTTTCAAAAGTTTCTCGCAGgggagaagaaatataaagattattatatttggaaGAAGGGACGAAAGGATGATAGTGTGACACCACCGAACAATTGGATCAGTGTGTTCAGTGGTCCTGCCTGGACGTACAATGCAACGTTGAAGGAATGGTATTTCCATCAATTTGAGTACAGACAACCAGACTTAAATTACAGTAATCCAGTAGTGCGAGCTGAAATGGAA GACGTTATGCGATTTTGGCTACGTAAAGGCGTAGATGGTTTTCGAATAGATGCTGTTCCGCATCTCTTCGAGAGCGATCATTTTCATGATGAACCCAGAAGTGCCGATGCAAATGCTACCAATCGTGATTACACTTATTTAGACCATATTTATACCAAAGACGATCCACGAACCTACGAACTCGTAAAAAGCTGGAGGAAGGTTCTTGATGATTATTCCGATGCCAATAACGAAGATGAGAAG GTGATGATGACTGAAGCTTATACTTCTCTAGAAAATACTACGAAATATTATCAGTATGGTGCTCACATACCATTCAACTTCAAACTGATCACCGACGTGAATCATAATTCGAATGCGTCAGATTTTAAGAGAACCATCGAGGCATGGATGGCACAAATTCCAAGCACTGGAAGTGCCAATTGGGTG ttggGAAATCACGATCGAAGTCGTACCGCGTCACGTTATCCAAGAAGGTCTTTGCAAATGATTATGCTACCAATGATCTTGCCTGGTGTTGCCGTAACATATTACGGAGAAGAAATTGGAATGGCTGACAAGAAGGATATATCTTGGGAGGATACTCAAGATCCGCAAGCTTGTAATGCTGGAAAGGATAAGTATCAAAGTCGATCTCGCGATCCAAATCGCACACCTTTCCAATGGGACAGTAGTAAAAATGCCG GATTCAGCGGAGCTAATCGAACGTGGCTCCCTGTACATAGCAATTATAAAGTACTAAAtttggaaaaacaaaaaaactcCACAGGACCGTCTCTTTATAAGGCTTATCGATCTTTGATTCAATTACGCAATTCTTCGCGCGCTCTACAGGAAggatcattgaaaataaaggTAGTGAAACTCAAGACGGATTATTGCTACAACTGCCAATTGTTAGCTATCAGCCGAGAAGTTCCCGGAGAAACAGTGACTCTGTTTATGAGTTTCTCTCCGGTGTTAAACCTTCTCATAAACTTAAAAGAACATATGACActttacaaatatacatacgtcgaAGTCGACGCCTATCGTACGAAgag ATATAAACCATTAATATTGTATGTAAATCTTCCTCCTTGGGATGGAGTAGTCGTATCATCTAGCAATTAG
- the LOC124951357 gene encoding maltase 1-like isoform X3 — protein MFRTFSFFFFLLFIGLVHGEIKNKGWWKNAVFYQIYPRSFMDSNDDGVGDLKGISSKLEHFVDAGVRGIWLSPIYASPMIDFGYDISDFKAIHPEFGTMEDFETLMAQSKRHGLKVILDLVPNHTSDKHEWFQKFLAGEKKYKDYYIWKKGRKDDSVTPPNNWISVFSGPAWTYNATLKEWYFHQFEYRQPDLNYSNPVVRAEMEDVMRFWLRKGIDGFRIDAVPHLFESDHFHDEPRSSDPSATNRDYTYLDHIYTKDDPRTYELVKSWRKVLDDYSDANNEDEKVMMTEAYTSLENTTKYYQYGSHIPFNFKLITDVNHNSTASDFKSIIETWMAQTPSTGSANWVLGNHDRSRTASRYPKRESQMIMLPMILPGVAVTYYGEEIGMVDKSDISWEDTQDPQACNAGKDKYRSRSRDPNRTPFQWDSSKNAGFSKGNRTWLPVHENYKVLNLENQKNTTQQSLYKIYRSLIQFRNSSRALQEGELKMKVVKLKTDYCYNCEFLAISREVPGETVALFMSFSPVINLPVNLEKHMTLYNYTYVEIDRHHTTRYKPYFNQVNLPPWEGAVVSSSN, from the exons ATGTTCCGTACGtttagcttttttttcttcttgctcTTTATTGGTCTCGTTCATGGTGAGATCAAGAACAAGGGATGGTGGAAAAACGCAGTATTCTATCAAATCTATCCACGAAGCTTTATGGATTCGAATGATGATGGAGTCGGTGATCTAAAAG GTATTTCATCGAAATTGGAACATTTCGTTGACGCTGGAGTTCGAGGAATATGGCTTTCACCTATTTATGCGAGTCCAATGATAGATTTTGGTTACGACATATCAGACTTTAAAGCCATACATCCAGAGTTTGGTACAATGGAGGATTTTGAGACATTGATGGCACAATCGAAACGACATGGGTTGAAA GTAATTCTCGATCTCGTACCAAATCATACATCCGATAAGCACGAGTGGTTTCAAAAGTTTCTCGCAGgggagaagaaatataaagattattatatttggaaGAAGGGACGAAAGGATGATAGTGTGACACCACCGAATAATTGGATCAGTGTGTTCAGTGGTCCTGCCTGGACGTACAATGCAACATTGAAGGAATGGTATTTCCATCAATTCGAGTACAGACAACCAGACTTAAATTACAGTAATCCAGTAGTGCGAGCTGAAATGGAA GATGTTATGCGATTTTGGTTACGTAAAGGCATAGATGGTTTTCGTATAGATGCCGTTCCGCATCTCTTCGAGAGCGATCATTTTCATGATGAACCCAGAAGTTCGGATCCAAGTGCTACCAATCGTGATTACACTTATTTAGACCATATTTATACCAAAGACGATCCACGAACCTATGAACTCGTAAAAAGCTGGAGGAAGGTTCTTGATGATTATTCCGATGCCAATAACGAGGATGAGAAG GTGATGATGACCGAAGCTTACACTTCTCTAGAAAATACTACGAAATATTATCAGTACGGCTCTCACATACCATTCAATTTCAAACTGATCACCGATGTGAATCATAATTCGACTGCGTCAGATTTTAAGAGTATTATCGAGACATGGATGGCACAAACTCCAAGCACTGGAAGTGCCAATTGGGTG ttAGGAAATCACGATCGAAGTCGTACCGCGTCACGATATCCAAAAAGAGAATCGCAAATGATAATGCTACCAATGATCTTGCCTGGTGTTGCCGTTACTTATTACGGAGAAGAAATTGGAATGGTTGATAAGAGTGATATATCTTGGGAGGACACACAAGATCCACAAGCTTGTAACGCCGGAAAGGATAAATATCGAAGTCGATCTCGCGATCCTAATCGCACACCCTTCCAATGGGACAGTAGTAAGAATGCCG GATTCAGCAAAGGCAATCGAACATGGCTTCCGgttcatgaaaattataaagtattgAATTTGGAAAATCAAAAGAACACGACACAACAGTCGCTTTATAAGATTTATCGATCTTTGATTCAATTTCGCAATTCATCGCGTGCCCTTCAGGAAGgagaattgaaaatgaaagtgGTGAAACTCAAAACggattattgttataattgtgaATTCTTAGCTATCAGCCGAGAAGTTCCTGGGGAGACAGTGGCTCTCTTCATGAGTTTCTCTCCAGTGATAAACCTTCCCGTAAACTTGGAAAAGCACATGACACTTTACAATTATACATACGTCGAAATCGATAGACATCATACTACGAG ATATAAACCGTATTTTAACCAAGTAAATCTTCCACCCTGGGAAGGAGCAGTCGTATCATCTAGCAATTAG